Genomic window (Bradyrhizobium sp. 186):
GAGCCCAGGCACATCAGCGTCCGGCCAGATCACGACGTTGCGGCCAGCGAGCGGCGACCAGTCCGTATGCTTGACCCCTTGCGTTCCGCCCGCCCAGGACAGCACGACCCGCGCGGTTTCGTTCGCGAGCGCGTCGCGGCACTTCTCGCCCTCGACGACGATCACCTGCCGGGCATCGCCGAGACGGTCTAGACCGTAGAGCGGCCGAGGCTTTGGGAACGGGAAGCGCGACCAGCACTCGCGGCCGTCAGGCAGACGGACTGCCATGACCATCGGGGTTTCTTTGTCGCCGTCGCCGAGGTCATGACGCAGCACATAGCCGAACAGCGAGCCATCGGCGCGACGATACGGGAACACCATCGACGGCGCAAAGCCGCCCCACTCCGTTGCATCGCCCGCGCGCTTTGGATTGTAGAGCTTGACCCGCTTACCGGGCTCGATCGACGCGCCATCGGGCGGATCAATCGGCTCGATCCCGGCGTAGATATCGCGCGCCTCGATCCGACGCGGCGCAACGTTCGGGCCAGCATTGCCACCGCCGAGGATACTGATCGCCTCGCGCAGGCCGACGCCCTTGATGCCGCGAACGAAATCCATGACGTCGCCATGCTCGCCGCAGCCGAAGCAATGGAAGCGCTCGACCTTGTCCTTGCCGACGAAAATGGTGAACGACGGCGTGTCCTCAGCATGGAACGGGCAGCAGCCGAGAAATTCGCCGCCGTCCTTCTCCAGCTTCACCCCGAAAGAGGCCGCCGTGTCGGGCAGAGAAACGTCACGCCGTAGGCGCTCGACATCGGACGACATAATGCCCCGTAGGTGATTTGCGTGTTGCGCTAATCACAACACTTGCAACGAAAACGTCAAGAAGAAGTTAGCGTTTGCCCCGGATTATCTGAGCCAACTCGCTTTCGTTGTGGGCAACACCGGCCCGCCCGCCCGCTTTGTTGACGGCCTCGATCCAGGCTGTCTGCTCTTTCGTCGGCCGCGCGCCGTCCTTAACTTCGACCTGGACATAGAGCGCGACGGTTGACCCGATCATATCGGCCGTCACCTCGACGGGCATCCAGCCGCCCAGGTCGGACATCCCGGCGACGCCGGCATGAAACGGTCGAGCGTTGCGAATGACGATATCGCCTTTGCCCAGCATCACCCGCTTACCGGGAAAGCCGTGCTCGACCTTCCCGACCCACGCCTGCCCCACGTTCTGCCGAAACAGCCTCGCCCCGAGTTGGGAGGCGAGGCGTTGCAGCAGGCGCATTAGATCGGCCTCGGCCATTTTAGCCGCCGCCCAGGGTAGCGCGCACGCCGGCATAGGCGAACAACTGCCAAAGCACAAAGACGCTGTAGCCGATGAACGCATAGGCGGCGGCGAGGATGATCAGTTCGAGGATGGTCAGCTTCATAGTGCGACCTCAGAACGGGATATCATCGTCATGGTGCAGCGACCGACCGGACGAGATCGGGTCACGGCGCGGCGCAGTCTCGCGCGGAGCCTTGCCCGTCGCATCGGCGTAGCCGTTGCCCGGCCGTTCCGCGTTGCCCTTCGTGTCGGACGCCTTCCGGCCGCCGCCGTCGCCGAGCAGGATCAGGTTCGCCTTGAAACCGGTCAGGACAACCTCGGTCGAATAGTGCTTGACGCCATCCTTTTCCCAATCGCGCGTTTGCAATTCGCCCTGGACGAACACCTTGCTGCCCTTGCGAACGTACTGCTCGATCACGCTGCAAAGCCCCTCGTTCCACACGACAATGCGGTGCCATTCGGTGCGCTCTTTCTTCTCGCCCGTGGCCTTGTCCTTCCAGCTTTCGGACGTGGCGATCGAGAAGTTCGCGACCACGCTACCGTTCTGGAGATTCTTGATTTCAGGATCAGCGCCGACGTTGCCGATCAACTGCACTTGGTTAAGGTGCCCCGCCATTTCTCTATGCTCCCATGACAAGCCGGTATCCCCGGCGATAACCGACGTTCTCGATCGAGACGCCGGACCCATCAAGCCGCACGCGCAAGTGACAGAGCGCGACCTTGAAAGCTGCATACATGCGCGTCGGCGACGGCCCGCCATCGGGATCGTCGGCATACATCGCATCGAAAATTCGTTCCGTCTGGACCGGATGACCCTTGCCCTTCCAGATCGCGCCGAGAATGCGCGCCTCCAGCGGCGTCACCTTGTAATGGTCGATCACGATAGCAAGCGACGGAACGCGAACGGACTGCCTGCAACACGGGCACTCAATCGGATTGCTAATGCTCATCATGACATCCCCCTGCCTTGCGAACCCGCCTTCGCCTGCCTCGCCGTGAACACATGCCCGGCCCACTTCTCGGGCGACTTGTAACCGCGTGCCATCGCGAGCTTGACCAGATCGTCGAGCGTCCCCGCGCTCGACTGTTCGCGCAGCCGCTCGCGGCGCAACGCGGCGACATCGATTTCCTCAAGCTCGCCCTCGACCTCATCGAGCACGCGGCCCAGGCCGAGGCTATCGCTCGCCTTCACCGGATAGACGAACCCGCATTCCGGGCAGCACTTCGCGGGCGCATGCGTCGCGAAACATTTCGAGCACGTCAGGTTTTCGACTTCGCGCGCGTTCTTCGCCCGGCCCTCAAGCGACCACTCGCGATCGTCATCCGGGAGGCCGAGCCGACCGAAGCCGCCGACGAGATCGAGCAGGATTGCGGGATCGGGTTTCTTCCGCAGGCCGCGCCCATGCTTTTGCAAATGCCGCGCGAGCGATTGCGAAGGCGAGTAATCAAGCACTGCCTCAATGGTCACATCGCGATCGACTTGCGCGGCGAGATCGAACCCCTCGCAGAACAATTGGCAATTGATGATCAGATCAATTTGCCGGTCGGCGAAGCCAACGAACGCGGAACGTCTATCCGGTTGCGGAGTTTGCCCATCGAGCGCGACGGCCATGATGCCATTCGCGCGAAACTCTGCGGCGAGTTGTTCGGCGCGGACCACGGACGGAGCAAAAGCAATTGTCCTCTTGCCTCGTGCATACTTCTTCCAGTGCCGCACCGCGCCGGCCAGGACTGCCTTGCCTGACATCAGGTCATCAATGTCGGAGGCGACATAATCACCGTCGCGCGAGCGAACGCCGGTCAGATCGACACCGGCAGGCGAGAACGCACGGTAGCGCGAGAGGTGCCCTTGCTCGATCAGCCACCGGACAGACGGACCCATGACCATCGTGTCCCACACGTCGCCCAGCGGCTTGCCGTCTAAACGCTCCGGCGATCCCGTCAGGCCGATCGCCCGCGTCCCCTCGCCCTTGTAGTGATGGGCGACCTTGGCCCAGCCGCTCGCGGCCGACAGGTGCGCCTCGTCAACCATGATGTAATCGGCCGGGATTTTCCCGAGCCGGTTTTTCAGCGTCGCGATCGAGGCGATATAGACCCGGTGATGCGGGTTGTAGTGATAGCCGGCCGCGATGTACGAGAACGGGATGCCGCAGCGCTCGAATGTCTTGGCTGTTTGCGTGATCAGATCGACGCGGTGAACGCAGAAGATCACGCGTTTCCTAGCCTGGAACAGAAGGTCAATCAGCTTCGCGGCCAGGACCGTCTTACCGAACCCCGTGGGCGCGAACACCAGCACGGACAGATAGGTGCGCAGCGCTACCCGCAGTTGGGCGCGCACGTCCTCCTGATCGGGACGAAGGATCAACCCGCTCACCGGCCGACCACCACTTTCCGAATGGAATTTTCATGCGGAGCCATCCGGCGAAGCCGCGTCGCCATCGCCCGCAAAGTCTCGACATCGGCGGCCGAAACCAGCATCATCGTTTCCGCCGCCGTCGCCCCCGTCCGCGACATGGTGCGGTCCGCCAGATGATCGATGAAATCCGCCTGCTCATAGAAGCTCATCGGCGCACCGCTCATCAGTGCACCGGCATCATGTCGGCGGCAGTGATCGCGACGTTGCCTTTCTTAGCCGCCGCCAGGATCGCTTCCTGGTCGCGCCCGCTAATCAGGCCCTTCGCATCCTTGAGCGCACGACTGACCTTCGATCGGTGACGATCGAGCGCCCGTGCGAACTCCGATTGAGACATTCCAAATTTGACATAGACACGCTGCCAGGGCGTGACTGGTTCGGCTGGCTTCACTTTAAGACCGCCCTCTATGATGCTGATATCGCAACATACGTTGTGATTTGCGCAACGTCAATAGAAGTGGGCCGACTTTTCCCCTGATGCTCCCGCTATCTTTGGAATGCAACGCTAGGGCGAACCGTAGTTCTACGGGTTTTATTGACGGGTTGTTGCGGATCGTGCAACAACTCGAATTCTTAGTATCGCGTTAAGTATTTGGAGGCGTTGCCAATGGCAAACCAGGAGATCGATGGCGAGTGGTTCACCAGAAAATTAGAAGAAACCAACAAATCAATGCGGGGGCTCGCACGACACTTAGAGGTGGATGTTTCCGCCGTGTCGCGGATGTTCTCCGGGACGCGGAAAATGAAAATGCAAGAAGCTAGTGCAATAGCCCACTTCCTCGGCGCGCCAGTAGCGGAGGTTTTGAAGCACGCCGGGGTGGCGGTTGACCTGGACGGCCAGCCGACACAGGTAATGCTTGCGGCCGCTATCAACGAAAAGGGCCAGCTTGAGCGGCTATCGGAGCCAAGGCCCCTGCCCCAGTCGATCATTGACCGCGCCAACGCGGCGATTGCAATCCGTGATCAGCCCAGCAACACCCGCATCCTCGCCGCCCAAATCCGGGCGACGTCCGGACCGCTCATGTTCATGGACGACGCGGTTGTCCTATTCGGGCACACCGAGGGCGTCGAGCGCGCGGCGATCGGAACCCTATCAATCTGCCGGTCCCACAAGGGCGAGCAGATCATTGCGAAGATCGAGCGCGCGAGAAAGACGGGTGAGGCCCGCGTGGTGTGCATTGACGGCAAAGTCAGGGAGTTCGCCCTCGACACCGCAACGCCCGTCATCGCCATCATACCTTAGTAGTCTGCGGCGCGCCGCCGCAGCTCATTGCCAATCCGTACAATCGCGCCACAACTCTAACCTGAAATTCTGAAATTCTGGCTTGACAGGTCAAGTGTTGCGATTACTGTTGCGATGTTCACAACAGGAGATCGCAACAATGAACGACATGACCACATCGCCCGGCATGAAGCCCGGTGTCTATCTCAAGCTCGACAACGAGGCGTATCACGCCGGCCCCGGCATTTCGAAGTCGGGTCTCTGGACGGTCGAGACCAAATCCCCGGCTCACTACAAGTTCGGCGAGCGCAAGGAGAGCAAGGCGTTCGACTTCGGCGAGGCGTGCCATCTTGGCATTCTCCAGCCGAACGACTTTGAGAAGGTCGTCGTTCGCGGCCCTGATGACCGGCGCGGCAACAAGTGGAAGGACGTCGCCGAGGTCTGCAAGGTCGATAAGAAGTTGCTGCTCACGTCCGGCGACTATGACGGCGTTCTCGCGATCCGCGATGCCGTCCATGCCGATCCGTGGATTAACAGCATCATCACCAGCGGCGACGGCGTGAACGAAGCGTCAGGCTTCTGGATCGACCCGGCAACGGGCGAGCTTTGCCGCTGCCGCCCCGACCGCTATCGCCGCGACCTCAAGCTGATCCTCGATGTGAAATCGACCGTCAGCGCGCACCCGGACGCCTTCGCCAAGAGCGTCGTGAACTACGGCTATCACGCGCAGGAAGCTTTCTATACGGACGGCTGGAACGCGTGCGGCCAGGAGGTCGAGGCATTCGCGTTCCTGGCGTGGGAAAAGACATCGCCCTATGCCTTCGCGGTCTATGAGCTTCCGCCGTCCATCGTCGAGGAAGGCCGGGCCATGATGCGCAAGGCCATCGACACCTATGCCACGTGCAGGAAGGCGAACCACTGGCCGGCATATGGCGACGGTGTTCAAGAGCTTTCGTTCAAGCGCTGGAGCTACCGCCTGACCCAGGCCCCGGACTTACTGGACGAAGAAATCGCGGCGTGACCGACGCTGACACAGCGCGACAATTCTGGAGCGCGGCCTTCTTCTATCGCCGTGCTCCGGATCGCAACCGAGCCACCGCTATCATGGTGCTGACAGCACTCAGCGGATCACCCCCCGGCCTTGTGCAATCACGCGCGGCCGCCATCATGAAAGAAATCGAGAATGTCACAGACCAACACACTCCCGGCCCAGGTTGAGCGCAAGCCGCTCACCCTTAGCGACCGGCTCGACCAGATGACGCCCGAGTTCAAGAAGGCGCTGCCCGGTCACATCACGCCCGAGCGTTTCGTACGCACCGCTCAGACGGCCATCGCCCTCACCCGCAACATCGAGAAGGTGAGGAACCCGGCCTCGCTGCTCGCCGCCTGCACCAAGGCCGCGACCGATGGCCTGATCCTGGACGGCCGCGAGGCCGCCCTTGTCGTGGACTACCAAGGCGACGTGCAGTATCGCCCCATGATGCGCGGGCTTTTGAAGCTCGCCTATCAGAGCGGCCAGATCAAAAGCCTCGTTGTCGAGCCTGTCCGCGAGAAAGACAAATTCACGCACGAGCCGACCAACGCCAAGAAGCCGATCACTCACAAGGTCGATCACAGCAAGGATCGCGGCGAGGCTTATGCGGTCTACGCCATCGCCGAACTGATGAGCGGCGGCATTGTTCACGAGGTCATGAACGTCGGCGACGTCAACGCCATCCGCGACCGCTCCGATGCTTACAAGGCGTTCAAGGCCGGCAAGATTAAGTCCACGCCGTGGGCGACGGATTGGGCGGAAATGGCGCGCAAGACCGTGTTCCGCCGCATCAGCAAATATCTGCCGAGCAGCACCGACCGGGACGCCTTCCATCAAGCGGCCGAGCGGATCGACGAGGAATACACGATCGACGCAGCGGCCGAGCCCGGCGAGACCCCGGCCCCTACGCAGTTCACCGCGCCGAAAAAGCGCGGCGGGGCAGCGGCAGCGCTCAAGGATGTGACGCCGGCCAAGGCCAAGCCGCAGCCCGAGCCGGAGCACGACGCCGAGACCGGCGAAGTGTTCGACCAGGACGGCCCGGATGGCAACGATCCGCGTTTCGCCAACGACGGCCCGCAAGCGGGAGACGATATCTAATGGCTAAGCGCCTCATCGCCATCATCGAACAGACCATCCGCAAGGAGGTCGCCGTTCCCGATCGCGTTCCGACTGGACCGTTCAACGTCGAGGCTATGGACATCCTGAACGCGATCAACGCATCCAACCACAGCACGATCATCAAGCAGCGCTTTGTTTCTGCCGAGGTGGTCGAGATTGCCGAGACCCCCGCCGATGCAGACCAGCAGTAACCCCGAAACACCGGAGTTCGCCCGCGTCGAAATCCGGCTCGCCGACAAAGCCGCGCTCAAGAGCGCGGCCGATCATCTCCGCACTCTTGCCAACGACCTCGACAAGCTCGCTCGCGGATCGCTCGCCGACCCCATGTCGAACTATCTGGCGTGGGGCACCATCAAGTCCACATCGAAGAAGCTGAGGAACCATCAATGACGAAGCCGCCCACGACCATCCTCGCCCATGATACGCCCCGACTGGGGGAATTCGACCGCGCTGCCGTAGACCTCGCCGCCATGCTCTACGGCGACGGCAGGGAAGCGCCGCGCGACTTCGGCCTTTCCTCGCTCCTGACCGACGAGCAGCTTGCGGCGGTCAAGGCCGCAGCCGAGCCCGCCGACGTCGTCATTTCTGACCCGATGTATGGGAGCCTCGCGGGCGTGCTCCAGGCTGCTCACGACCACGCCGCGCGCGGCAAGGGACATGACCGGCATGGCAGTGATGACGTGCCGTTCCTCGAACAGCCCACCATGCAGATCAGCCGCATGGTCGGGCTTGGATACCCAGCCGGCCAGATCATGAAGAAGGCCGACGAGGCGAAGCGGATGGCCGATCGCGGCGAGTACGACGCGGCCGTGTTCGAGTTCTTCGGGGTCATCAACTACGCCGCAGCCGCGATCCTCG
Coding sequences:
- the ssb gene encoding single-stranded DNA-binding protein, whose translation is MAGHLNQVQLIGNVGADPEIKNLQNGSVVANFSIATSESWKDKATGEKKERTEWHRIVVWNEGLCSVIEQYVRKGSKVFVQGELQTRDWEKDGVKHYSTEVVLTGFKANLILLGDGGGRKASDTKGNAERPGNGYADATGKAPRETAPRRDPISSGRSLHHDDDIPF
- a CDS encoding DEAD/DEAH box helicase encodes the protein MSGLILRPDQEDVRAQLRVALRTYLSVLVFAPTGFGKTVLAAKLIDLLFQARKRVIFCVHRVDLITQTAKTFERCGIPFSYIAAGYHYNPHHRVYIASIATLKNRLGKIPADYIMVDEAHLSAASGWAKVAHHYKGEGTRAIGLTGSPERLDGKPLGDVWDTMVMGPSVRWLIEQGHLSRYRAFSPAGVDLTGVRSRDGDYVASDIDDLMSGKAVLAGAVRHWKKYARGKRTIAFAPSVVRAEQLAAEFRANGIMAVALDGQTPQPDRRSAFVGFADRQIDLIINCQLFCEGFDLAAQVDRDVTIEAVLDYSPSQSLARHLQKHGRGLRKKPDPAILLDLVGGFGRLGLPDDDREWSLEGRAKNAREVENLTCSKCFATHAPAKCCPECGFVYPVKASDSLGLGRVLDEVEGELEEIDVAALRRERLREQSSAGTLDDLVKLAMARGYKSPEKWAGHVFTARQAKAGSQGRGMS
- a CDS encoding recombinase RecT translates to MSQTNTLPAQVERKPLTLSDRLDQMTPEFKKALPGHITPERFVRTAQTAIALTRNIEKVRNPASLLAACTKAATDGLILDGREAALVVDYQGDVQYRPMMRGLLKLAYQSGQIKSLVVEPVREKDKFTHEPTNAKKPITHKVDHSKDRGEAYAVYAIAELMSGGIVHEVMNVGDVNAIRDRSDAYKAFKAGKIKSTPWATDWAEMARKTVFRRISKYLPSSTDRDAFHQAAERIDEEYTIDAAAEPGETPAPTQFTAPKKRGGAAAALKDVTPAKAKPQPEPEHDAETGEVFDQDGPDGNDPRFANDGPQAGDDI
- a CDS encoding helix-turn-helix transcriptional regulator, translating into MANQEIDGEWFTRKLEETNKSMRGLARHLEVDVSAVSRMFSGTRKMKMQEASAIAHFLGAPVAEVLKHAGVAVDLDGQPTQVMLAAAINEKGQLERLSEPRPLPQSIIDRANAAIAIRDQPSNTRILAAQIRATSGPLMFMDDAVVLFGHTEGVERAAIGTLSICRSHKGEQIIAKIERARKTGEARVVCIDGKVREFALDTATPVIAIIP
- a CDS encoding VRR-NUC domain-containing protein, giving the protein MAEADLMRLLQRLASQLGARLFRQNVGQAWVGKVEHGFPGKRVMLGKGDIVIRNARPFHAGVAGMSDLGGWMPVEVTADMIGSTVALYVQVEVKDGARPTKEQTAWIEAVNKAGGRAGVAHNESELAQIIRGKR
- a CDS encoding PD-(D/E)XK nuclease-like domain-containing protein, yielding MNDMTTSPGMKPGVYLKLDNEAYHAGPGISKSGLWTVETKSPAHYKFGERKESKAFDFGEACHLGILQPNDFEKVVVRGPDDRRGNKWKDVAEVCKVDKKLLLTSGDYDGVLAIRDAVHADPWINSIITSGDGVNEASGFWIDPATGELCRCRPDRYRRDLKLILDVKSTVSAHPDAFAKSVVNYGYHAQEAFYTDGWNACGQEVEAFAFLAWEKTSPYAFAVYELPPSIVEEGRAMMRKAIDTYATCRKANHWPAYGDGVQELSFKRWSYRLTQAPDLLDEEIAA